A single Desulfatibacillum aliphaticivorans DSM 15576 DNA region contains:
- a CDS encoding tetratricopeptide repeat protein codes for MSTIHSALEKAQKEQDARKGPFPGSGAPHEGPGRGKNKRVIWVVIGVVLIFLIGYSGFLIAGRLHGPDSGKMQADATPPVKQEVKAPEEKIEDEFLQEQEKQFELEEQEEAPANILDRNGRPYSGNQRPARGQLVARAEEQPKTEAAKETEARARALVESQTLWSENQEPFAPKRRRPEGMEEGRRPRYRRENAWTMAKENERFASLPGFDKMEFKNLPRRRGSFQEDNLREEPVEPSAPMEPEVNEDPPAIVASRWYSKGLDSQMLGRMDEARAYYTRSLIEDPTYAPSLNNRAVIDMENGRMEEAKDGFIQAMTADSAYVDPCYNLACLYAREGALQEAIKYLKMAANMDKAVLDWAEEDQDLAVLKDMDEFKEVMND; via the coding sequence ATGAGTACTATACACAGCGCACTTGAAAAAGCTCAAAAAGAGCAGGACGCCCGAAAAGGGCCGTTTCCCGGAAGCGGCGCGCCCCACGAAGGGCCGGGCCGGGGCAAAAACAAACGCGTTATTTGGGTCGTGATTGGAGTTGTTCTCATTTTTCTGATCGGATACTCGGGATTCCTGATCGCCGGCCGTCTTCACGGACCGGATTCCGGCAAGATGCAGGCTGATGCGACGCCCCCGGTGAAGCAGGAAGTCAAGGCTCCGGAAGAAAAAATTGAAGACGAATTTTTGCAGGAGCAGGAAAAACAGTTTGAACTGGAGGAGCAGGAGGAGGCGCCTGCTAATATTCTGGACCGAAACGGACGCCCCTATTCAGGAAACCAAAGGCCGGCCAGAGGACAATTGGTAGCCAGGGCGGAAGAGCAGCCGAAAACGGAAGCGGCCAAGGAAACCGAAGCCAGAGCCAGGGCGCTGGTGGAATCTCAGACTCTATGGTCGGAAAACCAGGAGCCCTTTGCACCCAAACGGCGCAGGCCGGAGGGTATGGAGGAAGGACGCCGACCCAGATATCGGCGCGAGAACGCCTGGACTATGGCCAAGGAGAATGAGCGGTTTGCCTCCTTACCGGGTTTCGACAAGATGGAGTTTAAAAACCTTCCCCGCAGGAGGGGAAGTTTTCAAGAAGATAACTTGCGGGAAGAGCCCGTGGAGCCGAGCGCCCCTATGGAGCCTGAAGTTAATGAAGATCCTCCTGCCATTGTGGCTTCCCGCTGGTATTCCAAGGGCCTGGACAGCCAAATGCTGGGAAGGATGGACGAAGCGCGGGCTTATTACACCAGAAGTTTGATAGAAGATCCCACCTATGCCCCCAGCTTGAATAACAGGGCTGTCATAGACATGGAAAACGGCCGAATGGAGGAAGCCAAAGACGGCTTCATCCAGGCGATGACCGCCGATTCGGCCTATGTGGACCCCTGCTACAACCTGGCGTGTCTGTACGCCCGTGAGGGCGCCCTGCAAGAGGCCATCAAGTATTTGAAAATGGCTGCGAACATGGATAAGGCTGTCCTGGACTGGGCCGAAGAAGATCAAGACCTGGCTGTCCTCAAGGATATGGACGAGTTTAAAGAGGTAATGAATGATTAA
- a CDS encoding ExeA family protein, whose protein sequence is MYYEHFGLKENPFHTTPDPRYLYLSRGHQEAMDHLVYGITQRKGFVMITGGVGTGKTTLLRSLLSDLDQNVKTALVINPFLTADDLLPTICDEFGIDAPESQGKKGHLDAINAFLLDSFSSGRNVVLLLDEAQNLSRDVLEQVRILSNLETDKEKLLQIVLVGQEELVHVLGMNEMRQLNERIVVRYSLDALDFEDVKAYIQHRMMVAGCKGRIPFTNGAYKALYASCRGIPRRINAVCDRSLLAAYSRNLKQIDKDLILQAAKEVTGHTPAAMPEKKASWAYVSLMAVFAAAAALGVAYGFWQGQGAANEDKLEAQTQVAAPAPPTVEAPKALEAPAPQTPKAPQAAAPEAAAPPEVPAAPDVESPAEPEPMDMVEALEPVAEPNENAEAAPPAEETPAAKTPEAPAVQPVPEVKKAPPPASEPVRTVGAWALDTETSLAKLFSLYESNPRIKALYGDEQAGIVSFRARAEVVKFFQRPFRASLKGLQDSQGGHAVVVGSFSDGFVVSDAAGNLVEVSLDDFEKRFSGGLVWLIPEKLWINRIGLGDKGPLVNWIQDVLIHGGYSLSKDGVYGPRTSKAIKSFQTDFGIRADGVAGPTTIGLMYQLAQHLPELSD, encoded by the coding sequence ATGTACTACGAACATTTCGGCCTTAAAGAAAATCCGTTTCACACCACGCCCGATCCCCGCTATTTGTATTTAAGCCGGGGGCATCAGGAGGCCATGGATCACCTTGTGTACGGCATCACCCAACGCAAGGGGTTTGTGATGATCACCGGCGGCGTGGGCACGGGCAAAACCACCCTGCTGAGGTCGCTGCTGTCGGATTTGGACCAGAACGTCAAAACGGCGCTTGTCATCAATCCGTTTTTAACGGCGGATGACCTGCTGCCCACCATTTGCGACGAGTTCGGCATCGACGCGCCTGAATCCCAGGGAAAAAAGGGACACCTGGACGCCATCAATGCTTTTTTGCTGGATAGCTTCTCCTCCGGGCGAAACGTGGTTTTGCTTTTGGACGAAGCGCAAAACCTCTCCCGGGACGTCCTGGAGCAGGTGCGCATTCTTTCCAACCTGGAAACGGATAAGGAAAAACTCCTGCAAATCGTGCTGGTGGGCCAGGAGGAGTTGGTGCATGTGCTGGGCATGAACGAAATGCGCCAGCTAAATGAGCGCATCGTGGTTCGCTACAGCCTGGACGCCCTGGATTTTGAGGATGTAAAAGCCTACATCCAGCATCGCATGATGGTGGCCGGCTGCAAAGGCCGCATTCCGTTCACCAACGGCGCGTATAAGGCCTTATACGCTTCGTGCCGGGGCATTCCCCGCAGAATCAACGCGGTGTGCGACCGATCCTTGCTGGCTGCGTACTCGCGCAATTTAAAGCAGATTGACAAAGACCTTATTTTGCAAGCGGCAAAGGAAGTCACGGGGCATACTCCCGCTGCCATGCCGGAAAAAAAGGCTTCCTGGGCATACGTGTCGCTCATGGCTGTTTTTGCGGCCGCCGCCGCACTGGGAGTCGCTTACGGATTCTGGCAAGGCCAGGGCGCTGCAAACGAAGATAAGTTAGAGGCTCAAACCCAGGTTGCAGCCCCCGCGCCCCCAACCGTGGAGGCGCCCAAAGCACTGGAGGCCCCGGCGCCTCAGACGCCGAAAGCGCCCCAGGCTGCCGCTCCCGAAGCCGCCGCCCCTCCGGAGGTCCCGGCCGCGCCTGATGTGGAGAGCCCGGCTGAACCGGAGCCCATGGACATGGTCGAAGCCTTGGAGCCTGTTGCTGAGCCGAATGAAAATGCGGAAGCCGCCCCGCCCGCCGAGGAAACGCCGGCGGCCAAGACGCCTGAAGCTCCTGCAGTTCAGCCTGTACCGGAAGTGAAAAAAGCCCCCCCCCCAGCGTCAGAACCCGTCCGGACAGTCGGCGCCTGGGCTTTGGATACGGAAACCAGCCTGGCGAAATTGTTCAGCCTGTATGAGTCCAACCCCAGGATCAAGGCCCTTTACGGGGATGAGCAGGCGGGAATTGTCTCTTTTCGAGCTCGGGCCGAGGTCGTCAAATTTTTCCAAAGGCCTTTCCGCGCCAGCCTAAAAGGCTTGCAAGACTCCCAGGGCGGGCACGCCGTGGTGGTGGGTTCTTTCTCCGACGGCTTTGTGGTTTCGGACGCGGCCGGGAACCTGGTGGAGGTTTCCCTGGATGATTTTGAAAAGCGTTTTTCCGGCGGCCTTGTCTGGCTGATTCCGGAAAAATTATGGATAAATCGGATCGGCCTGGGCGACAAAGGCCCCCTGGTCAACTGGATACAGGACGTGCTGATTCACGGAGGATACAGCCTGAGCAAGGACGGAGTTTACGGCCCCAGGACATCCAAAGCGATCAAAAGTTTTCAAACGGATTTTGGCATTCGGGCTGACGGGGTGGCTGGTCCCACCACCATTGGCCTGATGTATCAGCTTGCACAACATTTACCGGAACTGTCTGACTAA